A part of Paenibacillus donghaensis genomic DNA contains:
- a CDS encoding ATP-binding cassette domain-containing protein: protein MSIRIQDVTFRYDGRTALDTICLDLPEGGLTVLCGVTGSGKSTLLRVISGLVPPAAGSVTYGDGPRDPGVVSIVFQQPETQLFAGTVYKDIEYGLEQRKVPKASRPELIRNALGKVGLAYEEFSERSPFLLSGGEKRRLCIAGAIAANPQLLILDEPTAGLDPQAAQSLLEMIAGLKQNGLTVVVGTHDLESFFPLADQVVVMSQGSVYYSGPAGPLTADPALLGTAGLELPAYARIGNTLRQRGLLAGQPGSTAELLAALREQPIPRTAAAGTPPAAVRSSSAADSLASAPASVPTPASASVTASATASAPALASAPSAASIPASASVPASASVTASTTASASASASAPASVPAPADVPAPATIHAKPAPKTTGTARWQRLDPRVKWLGMVLFSLVILGMHSLLPLLGAAALLAGLLSSADISWRRMVWFFRPFVIMFLFLWILSSLSWRSPDFSIGPLGFSTSGFLQGGISISRFLLLIGLGFLFTETTTGSPLREGLEWAIAPLGKLGLAVRNVSLAVSITLQFVPWILGKLSQLQLALNSRGRQGSRLKRWTPRQVFLLLVPLLILVISMGDELSSAIESRGYDPRKKRTPSYILVWRRTDTVAAVSILLAAALLRWLSLAG from the coding sequence ATGAGTATTCGGATTCAAGATGTAACTTTCCGGTATGACGGCAGGACCGCTCTGGACACAATCTGCCTGGATCTTCCCGAGGGCGGACTGACTGTACTCTGCGGAGTTACCGGCAGCGGCAAATCCACGCTGCTGCGCGTGATCTCCGGACTGGTGCCGCCCGCTGCGGGAAGTGTAACCTATGGAGACGGGCCAAGAGACCCAGGTGTGGTTTCAATTGTGTTCCAGCAGCCCGAAACCCAGCTGTTTGCAGGCACCGTCTATAAAGATATTGAATATGGTCTGGAGCAGCGCAAGGTGCCGAAGGCGAGCCGCCCGGAGCTGATCCGAAACGCTTTGGGCAAAGTGGGGCTTGCCTATGAGGAGTTCAGCGAACGTTCGCCCTTTCTGCTAAGCGGAGGCGAGAAACGACGGCTCTGCATCGCCGGAGCTATTGCCGCGAATCCGCAGCTGTTGATCCTGGACGAGCCAACAGCCGGCCTCGATCCCCAGGCCGCCCAATCGCTACTGGAGATGATTGCCGGGCTGAAGCAGAACGGACTAACTGTCGTAGTCGGCACCCATGATCTGGAGAGCTTCTTCCCGCTGGCCGATCAGGTGGTTGTGATGTCGCAGGGCTCCGTCTACTACAGTGGCCCCGCAGGTCCGCTCACCGCTGACCCTGCGCTGCTGGGCACAGCCGGGCTGGAGCTGCCCGCCTATGCGCGGATCGGCAACACCCTGCGGCAGCGCGGGCTGCTGGCCGGCCAACCCGGCAGCACGGCGGAGCTGCTCGCCGCACTGCGCGAGCAGCCAATTCCGCGCACGGCTGCTGCCGGGACGCCCCCTGCAGCGGTCCGTTCATCGTCCGCTGCGGACAGCCTTGCCTCTGCTCCTGCTTCGGTACCGACACCGGCATCTGCATCGGTGACTGCTTCGGCAACTGCATCTGCTCCTGCTTTGGCATCCGCACCATCAGCGGCATCTATACCTGCTTCAGCATCTGTACCGGCATCTGCATCGGTGACTGCTTCGACAACTGCATCTGCATCAGCTTCAGCATCCGCACCGGCATCTGTACCCGCACCGGCAGATGTACCGGCACCCGCAACCATCCACGCCAAGCCAGCACCAAAAACCACCGGCACAGCACGGTGGCAACGGCTCGACCCCCGGGTCAAATGGCTCGGGATGGTCCTCTTCTCGCTGGTGATTCTGGGGATGCACAGCTTGCTTCCGCTGCTGGGTGCCGCAGCGCTGCTGGCCGGTCTGCTGAGTTCCGCAGACATTTCCTGGCGGCGGATGGTCTGGTTCTTCCGCCCTTTTGTGATCATGTTCCTGTTCCTCTGGATCCTCTCTTCGCTGTCCTGGCGGTCGCCCGACTTCAGTATAGGCCCGCTGGGCTTCTCCACGTCGGGTTTCCTTCAGGGAGGCATCAGCATCTCGCGGTTTCTGCTGCTGATCGGTCTCGGCTTCCTGTTCACCGAGACTACAACCGGCTCTCCGCTGCGCGAAGGCCTGGAATGGGCGATCGCTCCACTGGGCAAGCTGGGGCTTGCCGTACGTAACGTTTCCTTGGCTGTCTCCATCACCTTGCAGTTCGTGCCCTGGATTCTCGGCAAGCTGTCACAGCTGCAGCTCGCCCTGAACTCCCGCGGCAGACAAGGCAGCAGGCTGAAGCGCTGGACGCCCCGGCAGGTCTTCCTGCTGCTGGTGCCGCTGTTGATCCTTGTCATTAGCATGGGGGATGAGCTGTCTTCCGCCATCGAATCACGCGGATATGATCCGCGCAAGAAACGCACCCCCTCCTATATTCTGGTCTGGAGGCGGACAGATACTGTGGCAGCCGTATCCATCCTGCTCGCTGCCGCCCTGCTGCGCTGGTTATCGCTGGCTGGCTAG
- a CDS encoding energy-coupling factor ABC transporter ATP-binding protein, producing the protein MIEAKDLTLFFRDGQRKLPVLQGVTIHIGRGEWVALTGSNGCGKSSLIRTFNGLNLPASGSLIAAGLDLREPKNRMAVKQQIQLVFQNPEAQTVGSTPFEDVAFGLENRGYPQAEMGKRIRQVLRQVGLEHKADESVSTLSGGERQRLAIASCLALEAEMLIFDEATSMLDPAGRREIAALAHELWKQGTTVLWVTQRMEELAQSPRVAVMTAGRLVFDGEPRKLFYSSDLPQALGWQTSTAVQIGQLLLEQGWPEQQLPLTEADLEALL; encoded by the coding sequence ATGATTGAGGCAAAAGATCTGACACTCTTCTTCAGGGATGGCCAGCGGAAGCTGCCGGTTCTGCAAGGAGTTACAATACATATTGGACGGGGGGAGTGGGTCGCTCTCACCGGCTCGAACGGCTGCGGTAAATCATCGCTAATCCGCACGTTTAACGGGCTGAACCTACCGGCCTCCGGCAGTCTGATTGCCGCAGGTCTTGATCTGCGCGAGCCGAAGAACCGCATGGCGGTCAAACAGCAGATCCAGCTGGTGTTCCAGAACCCGGAGGCGCAGACTGTCGGCTCTACTCCGTTCGAGGATGTGGCCTTCGGCCTGGAGAACCGCGGCTACCCGCAAGCAGAGATGGGAAAGCGCATCAGGCAGGTGCTGCGGCAGGTAGGCTTGGAGCATAAGGCGGACGAGTCTGTGTCCACGCTCTCCGGCGGTGAACGGCAGCGGCTGGCTATCGCCAGCTGTTTGGCTTTGGAGGCGGAGATGCTGATTTTTGACGAGGCCACCTCCATGCTGGACCCGGCCGGTCGGCGGGAGATCGCTGCGCTGGCCCATGAACTGTGGAAGCAGGGCACCACGGTGCTCTGGGTGACACAGCGGATGGAGGAATTGGCGCAGAGCCCGCGTGTTGCCGTGATGACAGCTGGCCGGCTGGTGTTCGATGGCGAGCCGCGCAAGCTGTTCTATAGCTCCGACTTGCCGCAGGCCTTGGGCTGGCAGACTTCCACCGCCGTTCAGATCGGACAGCTTCTGCTGGAACAGGGCTGGCCTGAGCAGCAGTTGCCCCTGACGGAAGCAGATCTGGAGGCGCTGTTATGA
- a CDS encoding CsbD family protein, producing the protein MADTNGLSDKIKGGVNKAKGEVKDQIGNATNNKSLQAEGKKDKLKGEVQQKIGELKD; encoded by the coding sequence ATGGCAGATACAAACGGACTCAGCGATAAAATCAAAGGCGGCGTGAACAAAGCCAAAGGTGAAGTTAAAGATCAGATTGGAAATGCCACTAACAATAAATCGCTCCAGGCAGAAGGCAAGAAGGATAAGCTAAAGGGCGAAGTTCAGCAGAAAATCGGTGAGTTGAAGGATTAA
- a CDS encoding alpha-amylase, with the protein MKRNHTMMQFFEWHVAADGNHWKRLAEKASELKAMGIDSVWVPPVTKAVSPQDNGYGVYDLYDLGEFDQKGGIGTKYGNKEELVEAIAECQKNGIAVYVDLVMNHKAGADEKEVFQVIEVDPNNRTKEISAPFEIEGWTKFTFPGRGDQYSSFKWNHNHFNGTDFDAKSDHSGVFRLVGENKSWNENVDDEFGNYDYLMFANIDYRHPEVKQEMLEWGKWLVDTLQCSGYRLDAIKHINHEFIKEFAAEMTRKRGEDFYIVGEFWKSDLETCREFLNTVDFQIDLFDVALHYKLHAASMAGKSFNLTQIFNDTLVQTHPTHAVTFVDNHDSQPHEALESWVEDWFKQSAYALTLLRRDGYPVVFYGDYYGIGGPSPVEGKQSAIDPLLYARVNKAYGEQEDYFDHPNTIGWVRRGVEEIERSGCAVVISNGDNGEKRMFAGKQRAGETWIDFTHNRGEETVVIGEDGWAVFPVNGGSVSVWGLADPVQEEAPVPAKEPEIPKQA; encoded by the coding sequence ATGAAGAGAAATCATACGATGATGCAGTTTTTTGAATGGCATGTAGCTGCAGACGGCAACCACTGGAAACGCCTTGCAGAAAAAGCGTCCGAGCTTAAGGCTATGGGCATTGACTCGGTCTGGGTCCCCCCGGTAACCAAAGCGGTCTCCCCGCAGGATAACGGCTATGGGGTATATGACCTATACGATCTGGGCGAGTTCGACCAGAAGGGCGGCATCGGAACCAAATACGGCAACAAGGAAGAACTGGTGGAAGCGATCGCCGAATGCCAGAAGAACGGCATTGCCGTATATGTAGACCTGGTTATGAACCATAAAGCGGGTGCGGATGAAAAAGAGGTGTTCCAGGTGATCGAGGTCGATCCCAATAACCGTACCAAGGAAATCTCGGCGCCTTTTGAAATCGAAGGCTGGACGAAATTCACTTTTCCTGGGCGCGGAGATCAATATTCCTCCTTCAAATGGAATCACAACCACTTCAACGGTACGGACTTCGATGCCAAATCAGACCATAGCGGCGTCTTCCGTCTGGTGGGAGAGAATAAAAGCTGGAATGAGAATGTGGATGACGAATTCGGCAACTATGATTATCTGATGTTCGCCAATATTGATTACCGCCACCCTGAGGTCAAGCAGGAAATGCTGGAATGGGGCAAATGGCTGGTGGATACACTGCAGTGCAGCGGGTACCGGCTGGATGCGATCAAACATATCAATCATGAATTCATTAAGGAATTTGCGGCGGAGATGACTCGCAAACGCGGCGAGGACTTCTACATTGTCGGCGAGTTCTGGAAATCGGATCTGGAGACATGCCGGGAATTCCTGAACACAGTTGATTTCCAGATCGATCTGTTCGATGTTGCCCTTCATTACAAGCTGCATGCCGCTTCGATGGCGGGCAAAAGCTTCAATCTGACCCAGATCTTCAACGACACGCTCGTTCAGACTCATCCAACCCATGCCGTAACGTTCGTGGACAATCACGATTCACAGCCTCATGAAGCCCTGGAATCCTGGGTAGAGGATTGGTTCAAGCAAAGCGCCTATGCACTCACCCTGCTGCGCCGCGATGGATATCCGGTTGTTTTTTACGGAGATTATTACGGCATTGGCGGACCATCTCCAGTGGAAGGCAAACAATCGGCGATTGATCCCCTGCTCTATGCCCGCGTAAATAAGGCGTACGGAGAGCAGGAGGATTATTTCGACCATCCCAACACCATTGGCTGGGTCCGGCGCGGCGTGGAAGAGATCGAGCGCTCGGGCTGCGCGGTGGTCATCTCCAACGGAGACAACGGCGAGAAGCGGATGTTCGCAGGTAAGCAACGGGCTGGAGAGACATGGATCGACTTCACCCATAACCGCGGCGAGGAGACCGTTGTAATCGGCGAAGACGGCTGGGCCGTGTTCCCCGTAAACGGCGGCAGCGTATCTGTCTGGGGACTTGCAGACCCCGTCCAAGAGGAAGCACCGGTGCCTGCGAAGGAGCCGGAGATACCGAAGCAGGCTTAG
- a CDS encoding nitroreductase family protein: MAISVIEMMEKRKSVRTYEPLPISEEVRNSVKAYLGDEENLRGPLGGRAHIEWVPAKGSDSGKGIKLGTYGVIQNPQAYLVGRIRNDNQGLMEFGYIFQKLILHATALGLGTCWIGGTFSRNSFAREIELAQDEIIPCITPVGYARQKQRLLDSTMRYVVKADHRKPWQELFFDAAYGTPLLPEHAGSLAAPLEMVRLGPSASNKQPWRLVISPDRRQIHFYLVPNPNYGGNKIGFEMQRIDIGIAVCNFDLACRELGIAGVWSVNDPQLGQNPLAEYIVSMKLS, translated from the coding sequence ATGGCAATCTCGGTAATTGAAATGATGGAGAAGCGCAAATCCGTACGGACGTATGAACCACTGCCTATCAGTGAAGAGGTGCGGAATTCGGTTAAGGCATACCTGGGGGACGAGGAGAATCTGCGTGGTCCGCTGGGCGGGAGAGCCCATATCGAATGGGTTCCGGCTAAAGGGTCGGACAGCGGCAAAGGGATTAAGCTGGGGACGTACGGTGTGATCCAGAATCCCCAGGCGTACCTGGTGGGCAGAATTCGCAACGACAACCAGGGGCTGATGGAGTTTGGTTATATTTTTCAAAAACTGATCCTGCACGCAACCGCCCTGGGTCTGGGCACTTGCTGGATCGGAGGCACCTTCAGCCGCAATTCCTTCGCCCGCGAGATCGAGCTTGCGCAAGATGAGATTATCCCCTGCATCACTCCGGTAGGTTATGCGCGCCAGAAACAGCGGCTGCTGGATTCGACGATGCGTTATGTGGTCAAGGCCGATCACCGCAAACCGTGGCAGGAGCTATTCTTCGATGCCGCATATGGAACGCCGCTGCTTCCTGAGCATGCAGGCTCCCTGGCAGCGCCACTGGAGATGGTTAGGCTTGGCCCGTCGGCTTCCAACAAGCAGCCCTGGAGGCTGGTGATCTCTCCGGACCGGCGGCAGATTCACTTCTATTTAGTGCCCAATCCGAATTATGGAGGCAACAAAATCGGATTCGAGATGCAGCGGATTGATATCGGCATTGCGGTCTGCAACTTTGATCTGGCCTGCCGCGAGCTGGGCATCGCAGGTGTCTGGAGCGTAAATGATCCGCAGCTCGGGCAGAATCCGCTGGCAGAATATATTGTGAGCATGAAGCTCAGCTAG
- a CDS encoding DUF72 domain-containing protein: protein MITIGLTGFGDHEELYGKLPAGDRLPAYSAHFSIVEIDSSFYAVQPVRNYAKWVSQTPDGFQFIVKAYQGMTGHLRGKKNYFDTTAEMFNAFHASIQPVREADRLAMTLFQFPSWFDCTKENVELLRTAKALMLDVPCALEFRNNSWYSPEMRERTLQFLEREGWIHTVVDEPQAGTGSIPIVAVATSAEKTYVRLHGRNAGGWNQSSHPDWRKLRYLYRYSTEELTEWRDRLLALSKSTRELYVVFNNNSGGDATDNAKELQELLGLDGGLAPRQLDLFS, encoded by the coding sequence ATGATCACAATCGGATTAACCGGATTCGGCGACCATGAAGAGCTATATGGCAAGCTGCCTGCCGGAGACCGCCTGCCCGCCTACAGCGCCCATTTCTCCATCGTCGAGATTGACAGCTCTTTCTACGCCGTTCAGCCTGTACGCAATTATGCCAAATGGGTCAGCCAGACCCCGGACGGCTTCCAATTTATTGTAAAAGCCTATCAGGGGATGACCGGACATCTGCGCGGCAAGAAAAATTACTTCGACACCACAGCAGAAATGTTCAACGCTTTTCACGCTTCCATTCAGCCTGTAAGAGAAGCCGACAGGCTGGCTATGACCCTTTTTCAATTTCCGTCCTGGTTCGACTGCACCAAAGAAAACGTGGAGCTGCTCCGCACCGCCAAGGCGCTAATGCTGGATGTTCCTTGCGCTCTGGAGTTCCGCAATAACAGCTGGTACAGTCCGGAGATGCGCGAGCGGACCCTGCAATTCCTGGAGCGTGAAGGCTGGATTCATACGGTCGTCGATGAGCCTCAGGCAGGGACAGGCTCTATTCCGATCGTAGCCGTCGCCACCTCTGCGGAGAAGACCTATGTCCGGCTGCACGGCCGGAATGCCGGGGGCTGGAACCAGAGCAGCCATCCGGACTGGCGCAAGCTGCGGTACCTGTACCGCTACAGCACCGAGGAGTTGACCGAGTGGCGCGACCGGCTGCTTGCGTTAAGCAAGTCCACCCGCGAGCTATATGTGGTGTTTAATAACAACTCAGGCGGCGACGCTACAGACAACGCCAAAGAGCTGCAGGAGCTGCTCGGACTGGACGGAGGACTGGCCCCGCGCCAGCTGGACTTATTCTCCTAG
- a CDS encoding biotin transporter BioY gives MNKWTTRGLIFSALFAGVMIAMSYLKFTLPFSAVPITLQTLAVMLAGSILGARYGTLAILIVIGLAAAGFPVMGGQGGLAVLVGPTAGYIFSMPFAALFIGWCAQRMKQNKYTFFKLAGVNLIFGVLLVYPGGVSWLAHSVPGIDTVSKALTAGMWPFLPGDIVKSLLGASVAAAVWRVYPIERILNSDTGGWGSQEETPASR, from the coding sequence ATGAATAAATGGACGACCCGCGGCCTGATCTTCAGCGCCTTATTTGCCGGAGTGATGATCGCCATGAGTTATCTGAAATTCACGTTGCCTTTCTCCGCGGTGCCGATTACCCTGCAGACTCTGGCTGTGATGCTGGCAGGCTCCATTCTCGGAGCGCGTTATGGCACGCTGGCGATACTGATCGTAATTGGACTGGCCGCAGCCGGATTTCCAGTCATGGGCGGACAGGGAGGGTTGGCTGTGCTTGTGGGACCAACCGCCGGATATATTTTTTCGATGCCTTTTGCAGCCCTGTTTATCGGCTGGTGTGCGCAGCGGATGAAGCAGAATAAATATACGTTCTTTAAGCTCGCCGGCGTTAATCTCATCTTCGGTGTGCTGCTCGTTTATCCTGGAGGCGTGAGCTGGCTGGCGCATTCCGTTCCGGGCATCGACACGGTATCCAAGGCTCTGACCGCCGGCATGTGGCCGTTCCTGCCGGGTGATATCGTCAAATCGCTGCTGGGCGCTTCCGTTGCCGCAGCCGTGTGGAGAGTATATCCTATCGAGCGTATCTTAAACAGTGACACCGGTGGATGGGGCAGTCAGGAAGAGACTCCGGCCAGCCGCTGA
- a CDS encoding DMT family transporter, with protein MSRKDLSILISLALAWGASFLFMRIASPEFGPVFTTELRVTLAAAALLLYALLTRRKLGILKHWKSFLILGALNAALPFTLICMAELHLNASLAAILNATTPMFTALAAWGTLGEKPGWSRIIGLIIGMTGVAVLVGWSPVPLEGRVLLSVIFSLGAALAYGFGGLYASRMGRGLEPLSLAIGQQLGASVVLLPLAVIFVPREMPSSAAILSVIGLALLCTSVAYLLYFRLIRSVGAVKTVSVTFLVPVFGILWGVLLLDEPVYVNTVVGLVIILLSVTLVNRPNRPKGGSLTETQKQAGR; from the coding sequence GTGAGCCGCAAGGATTTGTCTATTCTGATATCGCTGGCCCTGGCCTGGGGCGCTTCTTTTCTGTTCATGCGGATCGCCTCTCCTGAGTTCGGGCCGGTCTTTACTACGGAGCTGCGGGTGACGCTTGCTGCTGCCGCCCTGCTCCTGTATGCTCTACTGACCCGGCGCAAGCTGGGGATTCTGAAGCACTGGAAGTCCTTTCTGATCCTGGGGGCATTGAACGCTGCACTGCCGTTTACGCTGATCTGCATGGCCGAGCTGCACCTAAATGCCTCGCTGGCGGCCATTCTGAATGCGACCACCCCGATGTTCACGGCATTGGCAGCCTGGGGCACCCTGGGGGAGAAGCCCGGCTGGTCCCGAATCATCGGTCTGATCATCGGCATGACCGGTGTGGCGGTGCTGGTCGGCTGGAGTCCGGTTCCGCTGGAGGGCCGGGTGCTGCTGTCTGTGATCTTTTCGCTGGGAGCTGCCTTGGCTTATGGCTTCGGGGGCTTGTATGCCTCACGCATGGGCCGGGGACTTGAACCGTTAAGCCTGGCCATCGGCCAGCAGTTGGGAGCCAGTGTGGTGCTGCTGCCGCTTGCGGTGATATTTGTTCCCCGGGAGATGCCTTCCTCGGCTGCTATTTTGTCGGTCATTGGGCTGGCGCTGCTGTGCACCTCGGTTGCCTATCTGCTGTATTTCCGGCTGATCCGCAGTGTGGGGGCGGTCAAGACAGTAAGTGTAACTTTTCTGGTACCGGTATTCGGAATTCTGTGGGGAGTGTTGCTGCTGGACGAGCCGGTGTATGTCAATACGGTGGTTGGGTTGGTCATCATCCTGCTCAGTGTAACGCTGGTGAATCGGCCAAACCGCCCCAAAGGCGGCAGTCTCACCGAGACCCAGAAACAGGCCGGGCGTTAG
- a CDS encoding histidine kinase N-terminal 7TM domain-containing diguanylate cyclase, translating to MEISNYIVIVSISGVLSAILGLFAYYMKTDFAGTKAFIISSWASAIYTFGFALELSGSTLAEISFWIKAEYLGMPFIAPSSLIMVLHFVGLERLVTRKNIIRLYTIPVLTTLISWTNDYHHWFYHSIYLRPDAPSPVVDIIMGPFYIVHGSFTFGCLLAAIMLILWQWNRFKRVYRRQMVTIIIGLALPALSSFLYLMGLTPYGMDLVPLIMSLTSTLYIWAILSRGMLTAAPIARENLFESMRDGVLVMDRSDMLVDYNRAAAEMMQGLDSSAIGKPLAQLFLSAGKEAVSYVMNADPQHSEERELAWLKDNETYYYQVRSSPVVKPGGHSAGRMIMLIDITERTLLQEKLRQLATYDSLTGIYNRTHFMEVSREVLASAVAGASPLSIILIDIDFFKSINDRHGHKYGDSALQHIVNVCSRHLRENDLFGRYGGEEFVMCLPDTTLEEAGRLSDFIRRDIEQSSIQTLHGPVTITASFGVAESGGPEISLEDLLSEADHALYTSKRNGRNTVHLSRGSSITHFSSI from the coding sequence CCGGTGTATTGAGCGCGATTCTGGGACTCTTTGCCTACTATATGAAAACCGATTTTGCCGGAACCAAAGCCTTCATCATCAGTTCCTGGGCCTCCGCAATTTATACCTTTGGATTTGCACTCGAGTTGTCGGGGAGCACACTTGCGGAAATCAGCTTCTGGATTAAGGCCGAATATTTAGGGATGCCTTTCATAGCGCCGTCCAGTCTTATTATGGTGCTGCATTTCGTCGGTCTGGAGCGGCTGGTTACCCGAAAAAACATCATCAGACTCTACACCATTCCCGTTCTCACGACGTTAATAAGCTGGACCAATGACTATCATCACTGGTTCTATCACTCTATCTATCTCCGCCCGGATGCCCCTTCTCCTGTGGTCGACATCATCATGGGCCCCTTCTATATCGTGCACGGCAGCTTCACCTTCGGCTGCTTGCTGGCTGCAATCATGCTGATTCTCTGGCAATGGAACCGGTTCAAGCGGGTATACCGCAGGCAGATGGTAACCATTATCATCGGTTTGGCTTTGCCGGCCCTTAGCTCTTTCCTCTATCTGATGGGACTTACGCCTTACGGGATGGATCTGGTTCCGCTCATTATGAGCCTAACCTCCACCCTGTATATCTGGGCCATTCTCTCCAGAGGCATGCTGACAGCAGCCCCGATTGCCCGTGAGAACCTGTTCGAGAGCATGCGGGACGGCGTACTGGTCATGGACCGGTCCGATATGCTGGTGGACTATAACCGCGCCGCTGCAGAGATGATGCAGGGGCTTGATTCCTCTGCCATTGGCAAGCCGCTGGCCCAGCTATTCCTGAGTGCAGGCAAGGAAGCCGTCTCTTACGTGATGAATGCCGATCCCCAGCATAGCGAGGAACGGGAGCTGGCTTGGCTTAAGGACAATGAAACCTATTATTATCAGGTCAGATCTTCCCCTGTGGTGAAGCCGGGCGGCCATTCGGCGGGCAGGATGATTATGCTGATTGATATAACGGAGCGGACTCTGCTTCAGGAGAAGCTGCGCCAGCTGGCCACCTATGACAGCCTGACCGGAATCTATAACCGCACCCATTTCATGGAGGTTAGCAGGGAAGTGCTTGCCTCGGCAGTTGCGGGAGCTTCGCCCTTGTCCATCATCTTGATTGATATTGATTTCTTCAAAAGCATTAACGATCGGCACGGGCACAAATATGGCGATTCGGCGCTGCAGCATATAGTCAATGTGTGCAGCAGACATCTGCGGGAGAATGACTTGTTCGGGAGGTATGGCGGAGAGGAATTTGTGATGTGCCTGCCGGATACCACCCTTGAGGAAGCCGGAAGACTGTCTGATTTCATCCGCCGGGACATTGAACAGAGCAGCATCCAGACTCTGCACGGGCCTGTCACGATAACTGCCAGCTTCGGTGTGGCGGAATCGGGCGGCCCGGAGATTTCCCTGGAGGACCTGCTCTCTGAGGCCGACCATGCGCTGTATACCTCCAAGCGCAACGGACGCAACACTGTCCATCTCTCCAGAGGATCATCAATCACTCATTTCAGCTCTATCTAG